In one window of Deinococcus hopiensis KR-140 DNA:
- a CDS encoding NADP-dependent oxidoreductase, whose product MRAMIIRQYGPPEVLEPTELPLPQPAPGEVRVQVHAVSINPVDYKRRQNWAGQALPVILGWDVSGVVDALGEGVKDFAVGDAVYGMLRFPHEGRAYAEYVTAPVTDIALKPASLSHEEAAAMTLAPLTAWQAFERMDLRAGQTVLIHAGAGGVGHFAVQLARARGARVIATGSAANRDFILGLGADEVVDYRARPFEEQVRNVDAVLDTVGGDTFTRSFGVVRPGGWVVSIVTRPTDEHAALAHDLGVRAEWILVTPSRAQLEGLSALAESGQLKPHVSQTFPLAEVTEAHRAQATGRSVGKLVLTVR is encoded by the coding sequence ATGCGAGCGATGATCATTCGGCAATACGGCCCCCCCGAGGTGCTCGAACCCACCGAGCTGCCTCTGCCCCAGCCTGCACCCGGCGAGGTGCGGGTGCAGGTTCACGCCGTGAGCATCAACCCGGTCGATTACAAACGCCGCCAGAACTGGGCGGGCCAGGCCCTGCCCGTCATTCTGGGCTGGGACGTTTCCGGCGTGGTGGACGCCCTGGGCGAGGGCGTAAAGGACTTTGCGGTGGGCGACGCGGTGTACGGCATGCTCCGCTTTCCACACGAGGGCCGCGCCTACGCCGAATACGTGACGGCCCCGGTCACCGACATCGCGCTCAAGCCCGCCTCCCTCAGCCACGAGGAGGCTGCAGCGATGACGCTGGCTCCGCTCACGGCGTGGCAGGCTTTTGAGCGCATGGACCTGCGGGCGGGCCAGACGGTCCTGATCCACGCCGGGGCCGGGGGCGTGGGGCACTTTGCGGTGCAGCTTGCCCGGGCGCGAGGAGCGCGGGTGATCGCCACGGGCTCGGCCGCCAACCGCGACTTCATCCTGGGGCTGGGAGCGGATGAGGTGGTGGATTACCGCGCCCGCCCCTTCGAGGAGCAGGTCAGGAACGTCGACGCGGTGCTGGACACGGTGGGCGGCGACACCTTCACGCGCTCTTTCGGGGTGGTCCGGCCCGGTGGGTGGGTGGTCAGCATCGTGACCCGCCCGACCGACGAGCACGCGGCACTCGCCCATGACCTCGGCGTCCGGGCGGAGTGGATTCTGGTGACGCCCTCGCGCGCACAACTGGAAGGGCTGTCCGCCCTGGCCGAGTCCGGACAGCTCAAACCGCACGTCAGCCAGACCTTTCCCCTGGCTGAGGTCACCGAGGCCCACAGGGCCCAGGCCACGGGGCGCAGCGTGGGGAAACTGGTCCTGACGGTGCGGTGA
- the nagA gene encoding N-acetylglucosamine-6-phosphate deacetylase, producing the protein MTRTLRGQLVLPEGVRPGRVAFGTHLEAVTAEDSAPEGVFLLPGFVDTHVHGGGGGDAMDGPEGVRTLARLHAQRGTTTLLPTTITHEWARVLGALWGVREVMDAGGVPGGADIVGAHLEGPFISPGRLGAQPPHAVDPTPERVAQVLEAGVVRAVTLAPELPGAEAAALAFVAAGVRVGLGHTRADAETVAALLNRVHAAGGRGCATHLFNAMGGVEGRLPGPPGALMADPQAFLEIILDGIHVHPVSVNLARAAAPGRVLIITDAMRAAGMGDGESELGGQHVTVRGGKATLADGTLAGSVLTMDAALRNAVALGLPLPEASAMLSGVPAASVGLEDRGRLEVGLRADVTVLDRDLNVQQVYVGGQPVLEERP; encoded by the coding sequence GTGACGCGCACGCTCCGGGGGCAACTCGTCTTGCCGGAGGGTGTGCGGCCCGGCCGGGTGGCGTTCGGCACACACCTGGAGGCCGTGACGGCCGAAGACTCGGCCCCGGAGGGCGTGTTCCTGCTGCCCGGCTTCGTGGACACCCACGTGCATGGCGGCGGGGGCGGAGACGCGATGGACGGCCCGGAGGGGGTGCGGACCCTGGCGCGCCTGCACGCGCAGCGCGGCACCACCACGCTGCTGCCCACCACGATCACGCACGAGTGGGCGCGGGTGCTGGGCGCGCTATGGGGGGTACGCGAGGTGATGGACGCCGGGGGCGTTCCCGGTGGGGCAGACATCGTGGGCGCGCACCTCGAAGGGCCCTTTATCAGCCCGGGACGGCTGGGAGCACAGCCTCCCCACGCGGTGGACCCGACGCCCGAGCGGGTGGCGCAGGTGCTGGAGGCGGGCGTGGTCCGGGCAGTCACGCTCGCCCCAGAGTTACCAGGCGCGGAGGCGGCGGCGCTCGCCTTTGTGGCTGCGGGGGTGCGGGTGGGCCTCGGGCACACGCGGGCAGACGCGGAGACGGTCGCGGCGCTGCTCAACCGGGTTCACGCCGCGGGCGGGCGGGGCTGCGCCACCCACCTCTTCAACGCGATGGGCGGGGTAGAGGGCCGGCTTCCCGGGCCGCCTGGGGCGCTGATGGCAGACCCACAGGCCTTTTTGGAGATCATTCTCGACGGCATCCACGTTCACCCGGTGAGCGTGAACCTGGCGCGGGCGGCGGCCCCCGGGCGCGTGCTGATCATCACCGACGCCATGCGCGCCGCCGGAATGGGCGACGGCGAGAGCGAACTCGGCGGGCAGCACGTCACGGTGCGGGGCGGCAAGGCCACGCTGGCCGACGGCACACTGGCCGGAAGCGTGCTGACGATGGACGCGGCCCTGAGAAACGCTGTGGCGCTGGGCCTGCCGCTGCCCGAGGCGAGCGCCATGCTGAGCGGCGTACCTGCCGCCTCTGTGGGCCTGGAGGACCGGGGCCGCCTGGAGGTGGGGCTGCGCGCCGACGTGACGGTGCTGGACCGGGACCTGAACGTGCAGCAGGTGTATGTGGGCGGCCAACCCGTCCTGGAGGAACGACCATGA
- a CDS encoding RNase H family protein yields MSIHAFTDGSTARSRGGWGVLITGPAGPKHYSGALSTNDNGVSEVRGVLEAVRRAPLGCTLTVVTDSTGTVQAVRTGRCRNAEIERLAQAVRVTADLREIRLTVEHRSREVRGLKVAHTLANAGRKGERAPLPGAPVREAIVRPHPLRPTVTVQVQSGGWHTTEEIAGDEGLDAPLMAALHLVRRATAGEVLRLTLESPLTRAYLRGEVRPRAPAVRAALHEITRRVNGRRLTLKVN; encoded by the coding sequence ATGAGCATTCACGCGTTCACCGACGGTTCCACCGCCCGCTCACGCGGCGGCTGGGGTGTGCTGATCACCGGCCCCGCGGGCCCAAAGCACTACAGCGGGGCCCTCAGCACGAATGACAACGGCGTGTCGGAGGTCCGGGGCGTGCTCGAAGCCGTGCGCCGCGCGCCCCTGGGCTGCACCCTGACCGTGGTGACCGACAGTACCGGCACCGTGCAGGCGGTCCGCACGGGCCGCTGCCGCAACGCGGAGATCGAGCGCCTGGCCCAGGCGGTGCGCGTGACGGCAGACCTGCGTGAGATTCGCCTGACGGTGGAGCACCGCTCGCGCGAGGTGCGCGGCCTGAAGGTGGCCCACACCCTCGCCAACGCGGGGCGCAAGGGCGAGCGTGCGCCGCTGCCCGGAGCTCCGGTCCGGGAGGCCATCGTCCGTCCCCACCCCCTGCGTCCCACCGTCACCGTGCAGGTGCAGAGCGGCGGCTGGCACACCACGGAGGAAATCGCGGGCGACGAGGGCCTGGACGCGCCGCTGATGGCCGCCCTGCACCTCGTTCGGCGGGCGACAGCAGGCGAGGTGCTGCGCCTGACGCTCGAAAGCCCACTGACCCGGGCGTACCTGCGCGGTGAGGTGCGTCCCCGCGCCCCTGCCGTCCGCGCGGCCCTGCACGAGATCACGCGGCGGGTGAACGGGCGCCGCCTCACCCTGAAGGTGAACTAA
- the fdhD gene encoding formate dehydrogenase accessory sulfurtransferase FdhD: protein MGETPTADLDDVAVEEPLELRLVQGEEERPLSVTLRTPGADEDLVLGLLYAEGAIACADDVLSLSVWRRGDVSAPNVVRVELRSGFAALDILARRTFTSSACGVCGAGSIERLALRARPPLWSGPPLSPALVARLPSGLRARQPLFTATGGMHAAGLFTPEGECLAVREDVGRHNAVDKVIGWALRAGCLPLSDHLLAVSSRAGFEVVQKAVLAGVPVVCAMSAPTSLAVEVAQGFGVTLIGFARGARFNVYSGPERLGKF from the coding sequence GTGGGGGAGACGCCCACCGCCGATCTTGACGACGTGGCGGTGGAAGAACCCCTCGAACTCCGCCTCGTGCAAGGCGAGGAGGAGCGGCCCCTGAGCGTTACCCTTCGGACCCCCGGCGCGGACGAGGACCTGGTGCTGGGCCTGCTGTACGCCGAGGGGGCCATTGCGTGCGCGGACGACGTGTTGAGCCTCTCGGTCTGGCGGCGGGGCGACGTGAGCGCGCCGAACGTGGTGCGGGTGGAACTTCGTTCCGGCTTCGCGGCCCTGGATATCCTTGCCCGCCGCACCTTCACGAGCAGCGCGTGCGGGGTCTGCGGGGCGGGCAGCATCGAGCGGCTGGCCCTGCGCGCCCGGCCTCCGCTGTGGTCCGGTCCCCCACTCTCGCCCGCCCTCGTGGCCCGTCTGCCCAGCGGGTTGCGCGCCCGGCAACCCCTCTTCACGGCGACGGGCGGAATGCACGCGGCGGGCCTCTTTACCCCTGAGGGCGAATGCCTCGCCGTGCGCGAGGACGTGGGCCGCCACAATGCCGTGGACAAGGTGATCGGCTGGGCGCTGCGGGCGGGCTGCCTGCCCCTCTCCGATCATCTGCTTGCCGTCAGCAGCCGCGCGGGCTTTGAGGTGGTGCAAAAGGCGGTGCTGGCGGGCGTGCCTGTCGTCTGCGCCATGTCGGCCCCCACCAGCCTCGCGGTGGAGGTGGCCCAGGGTTTCGGCGTCACCCTGATCGGCTTTGCGCGGGGGGCGCGCTTCAACGTCTACAGCGGGCCTGAACGGCTGGGTAAGTTCTAG
- a CDS encoding SIS domain-containing protein has translation MNLDPLTSAIPKAAPLMLQEAREAPDVVRRQLTENAATVSALVAALRERRPLYAVTVARGSSDHACTVLKYALETHLALPVASLGPSVHTLYGANLDLRGALVIAVSQSGASPDVVENVRMAREGGALTVALVNVEGSDLSREAEFVLPLRCGEERAVAATKSYLASLTALLPVIAELTGDAALTDALEALPAALEATLGLEESAQSLAERYRFAENLLVLARGLHFGVAQEAALKLKETCGIHAEAYSAAEFSHGPKRLLAEGVPLLGFAPSDAAADAAASAYAELQSGGADLRTLGPAAGSTLHTPGTGHALTDPVPSALAFYLFAAHLALHKGLNPDQPPLLSKVTRTR, from the coding sequence ATGAACCTTGACCCCCTGACGTCCGCCATTCCGAAAGCCGCTCCCCTGATGCTGCAAGAAGCCCGCGAGGCGCCTGACGTCGTGCGCCGCCAGCTCACGGAGAACGCCGCCACCGTCTCGGCGCTGGTGGCCGCCCTGCGGGAGCGCCGTCCCCTCTACGCCGTCACGGTGGCGCGCGGCAGCAGCGACCACGCCTGCACAGTCCTGAAATACGCCCTCGAAACCCACCTCGCGCTGCCCGTCGCCAGCCTGGGGCCCAGCGTGCATACCCTGTACGGCGCGAATCTGGACCTGCGCGGCGCGCTCGTGATCGCCGTGTCGCAGTCGGGGGCCAGCCCGGACGTGGTGGAGAACGTCCGGATGGCGCGGGAGGGCGGGGCCCTGACGGTGGCGCTGGTGAATGTGGAAGGCAGCGACCTCTCGCGGGAGGCGGAGTTCGTGTTGCCGCTGCGCTGCGGCGAGGAGCGGGCGGTGGCGGCCACCAAGAGTTACCTTGCCAGCCTGACCGCCCTGTTGCCGGTGATCGCGGAGCTCACGGGAGACGCCGCGCTCACCGACGCGCTCGAGGCCCTGCCCGCCGCGCTGGAGGCCACGCTGGGGTTGGAAGAGTCGGCGCAAAGCTTGGCCGAGCGCTACCGCTTCGCGGAAAACCTGCTTGTGCTTGCGCGGGGCCTGCACTTCGGCGTGGCGCAGGAGGCAGCGCTGAAACTCAAGGAGACGTGCGGCATTCACGCCGAGGCGTATTCCGCCGCCGAGTTCAGCCACGGTCCCAAGCGCCTCCTCGCCGAGGGGGTGCCCCTGCTGGGTTTCGCGCCCAGCGACGCAGCGGCGGACGCGGCGGCCTCGGCCTACGCAGAGTTGCAATCGGGCGGCGCGGACCTCAGGACCCTCGGCCCGGCGGCGGGCAGCACCCTGCACACGCCGGGAACCGGCCACGCCCTGACCGATCCGGTGCCCAGCGCCCTGGCCTTTTACCTGTTCGCCGCCCACCTCGCGCTTCACAAAGGTCTCAATCCCGATCAGCCGCCCCTCCTGAGCAAGGTCACGCGCACGCGGTAG
- the fdhF gene encoding formate dehydrogenase subunit alpha: MPTPPIHVLVNGTAQAASPGEPLIGVLNRHGLELPQVCYHPQLGPLQTCDTCLVEVNGELVRACATPVTVGQTVRTETGAARTARKEAFDRLLGNHLLYCTVCDNNNGNCTLHNATALLRVEHQDTPYHPKPYPKDESHPFYRYDPDQCILCGRCVEACQNLQVNETLSINWEDPHPRVLWDGGAPAGESSCVSCGHCVTVCPCNALMEKSMLGEAGLMTDLPLPVFQSAVSLVKAAEPSVGYGPILRLSDAEAAIREESIRRTKTVCTYCGVGCSFEVWTKERHLLKVEPAHGPANGVSTCVKGKFGWDYVNSGERLTTPLIREGERFRPASWEEALSLIARRLGKIRRKHGPDALSFIASSKCTNEEAWLMQKLARAVVGTNNVDNCSRYCQSPATMGLWRTVGYGGDSGSIRDLEQAGLVIGIGTNTAESHPVLATRVKRAHKLRGQRLIVADLREHEMARRADLFLRPNPGTDFVWLSAVARFILDEELEDRAFLGQWVNGLDEYRASLAPYSLNYAEAVTGIPADTLRQVAREIVQADGTCIMWAMGVTQQCGGSETSTAISNLLLITGNYMRPGAGSYPLRGHNNVQGASDMGAMPGFVGGYQPVDDPAVRAKFASRWGAELPANRGLDNHEMVDAIYAGTLKAMYLKGEDMGIVDSNANHVDGAFEQLEFFVVQDVFFTRTAQFADVVLPASPSLEKDGTFTNTERRIQRLYRALEPLGESRPDWQIIQGVANALGADWRYTHPSQIMDEIASLVPLYAGVTYERLEGFASLQWPVAPGGADTPLLFRDGFPFPDGKARLYPAQFIAPLEAPNAEYDLHFNNGRMLEHFHEGNMTFRSEGITAKVPGSFVEVSPELAAERGLTGGRFVRLVSRHGAVRVPVLVTDRVQGRQLYMPMNTPHAEQAVNRLTGSHTDLSTHTPAYKDTAVRMEVLPDMGENPLPRVNHRYGHPTPQRGVEVERKWRRSDYRFPGGRDPVGGDD, encoded by the coding sequence TTGCCCACCCCCCCCATCCACGTCCTCGTCAACGGCACGGCGCAAGCCGCGTCACCCGGCGAGCCCCTCATCGGGGTCTTAAACCGCCACGGCCTGGAGCTGCCCCAGGTCTGCTATCACCCCCAGCTCGGTCCCCTCCAGACCTGCGACACCTGCCTCGTCGAGGTGAACGGCGAACTCGTACGCGCCTGCGCCACCCCGGTGACGGTGGGCCAGACCGTCCGTACCGAGACCGGCGCCGCCCGCACGGCCCGGAAAGAAGCGTTCGACCGCCTCCTTGGCAACCACCTGCTCTACTGCACCGTCTGCGACAACAACAACGGCAACTGCACCCTGCACAACGCCACGGCCCTGCTGCGGGTGGAGCATCAGGACACGCCCTACCACCCCAAGCCCTATCCCAAAGACGAGAGCCACCCCTTCTACCGCTACGATCCGGACCAGTGCATCCTGTGCGGGCGCTGCGTGGAGGCGTGCCAGAACCTGCAGGTCAACGAGACGCTGAGCATCAATTGGGAAGACCCCCATCCCCGCGTGCTGTGGGACGGCGGCGCGCCGGCAGGTGAGTCAAGCTGCGTGAGCTGCGGCCACTGCGTCACCGTCTGCCCCTGCAACGCCCTGATGGAAAAGTCCATGCTGGGCGAGGCCGGGCTGATGACCGACTTGCCCCTCCCTGTGTTCCAGTCGGCGGTAAGCCTCGTCAAGGCCGCCGAGCCCAGCGTGGGCTACGGCCCCATCCTGCGCCTCTCGGACGCGGAGGCGGCCATTCGCGAGGAGAGCATCCGGCGGACCAAGACGGTCTGCACCTACTGCGGCGTGGGCTGCTCCTTCGAGGTGTGGACCAAGGAGCGCCACCTCCTGAAGGTGGAACCGGCGCACGGTCCGGCAAACGGCGTCTCCACCTGCGTCAAGGGCAAGTTCGGCTGGGACTACGTGAACAGCGGCGAGCGGCTGACCACGCCCCTCATCCGTGAGGGGGAGCGTTTCCGTCCGGCGAGCTGGGAAGAAGCCCTGTCGCTGATCGCCCGCCGCCTGGGCAAGATTCGCCGCAAACACGGCCCGGACGCGCTGTCCTTCATCGCCTCCTCCAAATGCACCAACGAGGAGGCGTGGTTGATGCAAAAGCTCGCCCGCGCGGTGGTGGGCACCAACAACGTGGACAACTGCTCGCGCTACTGCCAGTCGCCCGCCACGATGGGCCTGTGGCGCACGGTGGGCTACGGCGGCGACAGCGGCTCTATCCGTGACCTCGAGCAGGCTGGACTCGTCATCGGCATCGGCACGAACACCGCCGAGTCCCATCCGGTGCTCGCCACCCGCGTCAAGCGGGCGCACAAGCTGCGCGGGCAGCGCCTGATCGTCGCGGACCTGCGCGAACACGAGATGGCGCGGCGGGCGGACCTGTTCCTGCGCCCCAACCCCGGCACCGATTTCGTGTGGCTGTCGGCGGTGGCCCGTTTCATCCTCGACGAGGAACTGGAGGACCGCGCCTTTCTGGGGCAGTGGGTGAACGGCCTGGACGAGTACCGCGCCAGCCTCGCCCCGTACAGCCTCAACTACGCCGAGGCGGTCACGGGCATTCCGGCGGACACGCTGCGGCAGGTGGCACGTGAGATTGTGCAGGCGGACGGCACCTGCATTATGTGGGCGATGGGCGTGACCCAGCAGTGCGGCGGCTCGGAAACCTCCACCGCCATTTCCAACCTGCTCCTGATCACCGGAAACTACATGCGGCCCGGCGCGGGCTCCTACCCGCTGCGCGGGCACAACAACGTGCAGGGGGCTTCTGACATGGGCGCGATGCCCGGCTTCGTCGGTGGGTACCAGCCGGTGGACGATCCGGCGGTGCGCGCGAAGTTCGCGTCCCGTTGGGGCGCGGAACTCCCGGCCAACAGGGGGCTGGACAACCACGAGATGGTGGACGCCATCTACGCGGGGACGCTAAAGGCCATGTACCTCAAGGGCGAGGACATGGGCATCGTGGATTCCAACGCCAACCATGTGGACGGGGCCTTCGAGCAGCTGGAGTTCTTCGTGGTGCAGGACGTGTTTTTTACCCGGACGGCCCAGTTCGCGGATGTGGTGCTGCCCGCCAGTCCCAGTCTGGAAAAGGACGGCACCTTCACGAATACCGAGCGCCGCATCCAGCGCCTGTACCGCGCCCTGGAGCCGCTGGGTGAAAGCCGCCCCGACTGGCAGATTATCCAGGGGGTGGCGAACGCCCTCGGGGCGGATTGGCGCTACACCCATCCGTCGCAGATCATGGACGAGATCGCCTCGCTGGTGCCCCTCTATGCGGGCGTCACCTACGAACGGCTGGAGGGCTTCGCCTCGCTGCAATGGCCCGTGGCGCCCGGTGGCGCGGATACACCCCTGCTGTTCAGGGACGGTTTTCCCTTCCCCGACGGCAAGGCGCGGCTTTACCCGGCGCAGTTCATCGCCCCGCTGGAAGCGCCGAACGCCGAGTATGACCTGCACTTCAACAACGGGAGGATGCTGGAGCATTTCCACGAGGGCAACATGACCTTCCGCTCGGAGGGCATTACTGCGAAGGTGCCCGGCAGTTTTGTGGAGGTCTCGCCCGAACTCGCGGCGGAGCGTGGCTTGACCGGTGGGCGCTTTGTCCGCCTGGTTTCCCGACATGGCGCGGTGCGGGTGCCTGTCCTCGTCACGGACCGCGTGCAGGGACGGCAACTCTATATGCCCATGAACACGCCTCACGCCGAGCAGGCCGTGAACCGCCTCACGGGGAGCCACACGGACCTCAGCACCCACACGCCCGCCTACAAAGACACGGCGGTGCGGATGGAAGTGTTGCCGGACATGGGCGAGAACCCCCTTCCGCGCGTCAATCACCGCTACGGCCACCCCACCCCACAGCGCGGCGTGGAGGTGGAGCGCAAGTGGCGGCGCTCGGATTACCGCTTCCCCGGTGGGCGGGACCCGGTGGGCGGGGACGATTGA
- a CDS encoding MurR/RpiR family transcriptional regulator yields the protein MTDLFVSPPTPTSKPSGTQAATRTGNGRPSALSRLMAEQAQLPPTLGRVAAYVNAHPEEVIYQTITELATAAGVVESTVTRLCRRLGFSGFHAFKIALSGDVLTSVGETAVGETDPLSLAAHQVTQAVQGTRHLVDPAALERVAAAIADARRVDVAGQSNSGLSAQFLANKLARVGVMAIAHTDPHLAAVAAATQRTGGVVIGLTRSGSTIDTVQTLKLAAARGAFTVAVTHRASSPVTRYAREVLSTASPEAPLAGGAISSLVSQVLIIEALYLTLLPRLPGADALLRETAESVVEKKY from the coding sequence TTGACCGATCTGTTCGTTTCGCCGCCTACCCCTACTTCCAAACCCAGCGGGACCCAGGCCGCCACCCGGACTGGCAATGGCAGGCCAAGTGCCCTGAGCCGCCTGATGGCCGAACAGGCGCAGCTGCCGCCCACCCTGGGCCGGGTGGCGGCGTACGTCAACGCGCACCCGGAGGAAGTGATCTACCAGACCATCACCGAACTGGCGACGGCGGCGGGGGTGGTGGAGAGCACCGTCACGCGGCTGTGCCGCCGCCTGGGCTTTTCCGGCTTTCACGCCTTTAAGATCGCGCTGTCGGGAGACGTCCTGACGTCGGTGGGGGAGACGGCAGTGGGGGAGACCGATCCCCTGTCGCTGGCCGCCCATCAGGTCACCCAGGCCGTACAGGGGACCCGCCACCTGGTCGACCCGGCCGCGCTGGAACGGGTGGCGGCGGCCATCGCCGATGCGCGCCGGGTCGACGTGGCGGGGCAGAGCAACAGCGGGCTCTCGGCGCAGTTTCTGGCAAACAAGCTCGCGCGGGTGGGCGTGATGGCCATCGCCCACACCGACCCGCACCTCGCGGCGGTGGCCGCCGCCACCCAGCGGACGGGGGGCGTGGTCATCGGACTGACGCGTTCGGGCAGCACCATCGACACGGTGCAGACCCTCAAGCTCGCCGCCGCGCGGGGGGCCTTCACGGTGGCGGTCACGCACCGCGCCTCGTCGCCGGTCACGCGCTACGCCCGCGAGGTGCTGTCCACCGCGAGTCCGGAAGCGCCCCTCGCGGGGGGCGCGATCAGCAGTCTGGTCAGCCAGGTCCTGATTATCGAGGCGCTCTACCTCACGCTGCTGCCCCGGTTGCCGGGAGCCGACGCCCTGCTGCGCGAAACTGCAGAGTCTGTGGTGGAGAAGAAGTACTGA
- a CDS encoding DUF1641 domain-containing protein produces MAKPLNFDAHTLLPTAEERVAQGTVQSADALVEALELLRALHEHRVLHTLVRLVQGGEGLASQALEVLNEPGSVRALRNGLEGVKLLGSVEPEALEAVTGALADGVREGARRVRGGERAGLGELLSLARDPDVGLALGALVGVLRGFGRGLRERQEAGQPEMERPDGVTHR; encoded by the coding sequence GTGGCAAAGCCGCTGAACTTTGACGCCCATACCCTCCTTCCCACCGCGGAAGAACGTGTCGCGCAGGGCACCGTCCAGAGTGCCGATGCCCTCGTCGAGGCGCTGGAACTGCTGCGCGCGCTGCACGAGCACCGGGTGCTGCATACCCTCGTTCGGCTGGTGCAGGGCGGCGAGGGTCTGGCCTCACAAGCGCTGGAGGTGCTGAACGAACCCGGCAGTGTCCGTGCCCTTCGCAACGGATTGGAGGGCGTCAAACTGCTGGGGAGCGTCGAACCCGAAGCGCTGGAAGCGGTAACGGGCGCGCTGGCCGACGGCGTGCGTGAGGGAGCCCGCCGCGTTCGGGGGGGCGAGCGGGCCGGCCTGGGGGAACTGCTGTCCCTGGCCCGTGACCCGGATGTGGGCCTGGCGCTGGGCGCACTCGTGGGCGTGCTGCGCGGCTTCGGGCGCGGCCTGCGCGAGCGGCAGGAGGCGGGGCAGCCGGAAATGGAGCGGCCGGACGGGGTGACCCATCGCTGA
- a CDS encoding aldo/keto reductase produces the protein MDYRHLGRTGLQVSPLCLGTMNFGPETTEEDSYRIMDRALDLGLNFFDTADVYGWKLGEGVTEGIIGRWLEKNPGKRDQIVLATKVYGKMGEGPNDQKLSAYHIRRACEDSLRRLKTDHIDLYQMHHIDRATPWEEVWQAMEWLVAQGMVLYVGSSNFAGWNIAQANTLAQARHFVGLVSEQSLYNLNARMIELEVIPACQAFGVGLIPWSPLGGGLLGGVLQKVSEGRRASERMQGQIEKHRSQLERYEDLCRDLGERPADVALAWLLSRPAVTAPIIGPRTLEQLEENVRALDITLSAQTLEALDAIWPGPGGQAPEAYAW, from the coding sequence ATGGACTACCGCCACCTTGGACGCACGGGCCTGCAGGTGAGCCCGCTCTGCCTGGGCACCATGAATTTCGGCCCCGAGACCACCGAAGAGGATTCGTACCGCATCATGGACCGCGCCCTGGACCTCGGACTGAACTTCTTCGACACCGCCGACGTGTACGGCTGGAAGCTGGGCGAGGGCGTGACCGAGGGAATTATCGGACGCTGGCTGGAGAAAAATCCAGGCAAGCGTGACCAGATCGTCCTGGCAACCAAGGTGTACGGCAAGATGGGCGAGGGGCCCAACGACCAGAAGCTTTCCGCGTATCACATCCGGCGGGCCTGCGAGGACAGCCTGCGGCGTCTCAAGACCGACCATATCGACCTCTACCAGATGCACCACATCGACCGCGCCACGCCCTGGGAAGAGGTGTGGCAGGCGATGGAATGGCTGGTCGCGCAGGGCATGGTGCTGTACGTGGGGTCGAGCAACTTCGCGGGCTGGAATATCGCCCAGGCCAACACCCTCGCGCAGGCGAGGCACTTCGTGGGCCTGGTGTCCGAACAGAGCCTGTACAACCTCAATGCCCGCATGATCGAACTGGAAGTGATCCCCGCCTGTCAGGCGTTCGGGGTGGGGTTGATTCCGTGGAGTCCCCTCGGCGGCGGCCTGCTCGGCGGCGTGCTGCAAAAAGTCAGTGAGGGCCGGCGCGCCAGCGAACGGATGCAGGGCCAGATCGAGAAGCACCGTTCGCAGCTGGAGCGCTACGAAGACCTGTGCCGCGACCTGGGCGAGCGGCCCGCAGATGTGGCGCTCGCCTGGCTCCTGAGTCGTCCGGCGGTCACGGCCCCCATCATCGGTCCGCGTACCCTGGAGCAGCTGGAGGAAAACGTGCGTGCGCTGGACATCACGCTGTCTGCGCAAACGCTCGAAGCCCTGGACGCCATTTGGCCCGGTCCCGGCGGCCAGGCCCCAGAGGCCTACGCCTGGTAG
- a CDS encoding winged helix-turn-helix transcriptional regulator has translation MTQSRKRRAPNNCVHGCAVTTTVDLIGGKWKTVALYHLLGGPLRFSELQRKLGGVTQRMLTLQLRELEADGLVHREVYPEVPPRVEYSLTKLGQSLEPIIQAMFAWGQAYGQMRAERPAAAAHA, from the coding sequence ATGACCCAATCCCGAAAGCGCCGCGCGCCGAACAACTGCGTCCACGGCTGCGCGGTAACCACCACGGTGGACCTGATCGGCGGCAAGTGGAAGACCGTGGCCCTGTACCACCTGCTCGGTGGACCGCTGCGTTTTTCCGAGCTGCAGCGCAAGCTGGGCGGTGTGACCCAGCGCATGCTGACCCTGCAACTCCGTGAGCTGGAGGCAGACGGCCTGGTGCACCGCGAGGTCTACCCCGAGGTACCGCCCCGGGTCGAGTACTCGTTGACCAAGCTGGGCCAGAGCCTGGAGCCGATCATCCAGGCCATGTTTGCCTGGGGACAGGCGTATGGGCAGATGCGCGCGGAGAGGCCTGCTGCTGCGGCGCACGCTTGA